In Coffea arabica cultivar ET-39 chromosome 9e, Coffea Arabica ET-39 HiFi, whole genome shotgun sequence, the genomic window TGTTTGTATTCatgtaatttatattttatattgttAATTATATTGCTAGTGAATACAAAATTTTAACATAAAAATCTATATGCTAgaatggatcaagtattgcaattAATATCCATTGTCAATTATTCTCAAAAATATGTCAAAAGTCCTTGTAAACAGACAAATAACCTAgtagaacaaataaaagaaaagcaatAAAACATATTATATCTTGTAAACTAATTTAGGGCAATTAAgtcaaatttttattaattgtaCTTCATTCTGACATCTAAATATTGATTATACCAAATATTGGAAAGTGAACGAACTTTCCACTCCGATTTGTGTACTAGACACTTGAATGTTAGATTTTTTCTAAAATCGAGTATGTAGAAGTCTATTTATATTAAACATGCACGTATTAGGAAGGAATTCAGGAATATGgagaaaaaattcttaaaataCCACAATAcaataaggaaaaaaataaatgagagaGATTTCATATCTATGTGATTAGGTATAATAACCTACTAAACCCCAAGTAGAGTAAGAGTAGAATCTCACTATGATAAAGAAGAATATAAGCCTTATCAGAGCATTCCTGAATCCACCAACATAACCACAAGAAAGATACAAAATAGCAAAACATCACAAGTAAGGTCTAAAGACCATAAATACCAAAGTAACTACTATATCTTTCTTTGTGACTCTTAAGTCTTGATCAATATGTCTGTCAACACGTCCTCACAATAGATCTTGACTAAGAGAAGGAAGAATTCTTAGACCAGCATGTTGTGTGGGTATCCACAATTAAAATCCAACATTTTTGGAAGTTCTTTaaccactttatttgtttatgaATTGCATACTTTTATTTAATGACAGGGAAATGAAGCACGAACCTTTCCAATCAACCAAATTTTTCagagtcaaaaaatgaaattttttatgaacataaattcaaaaaaaataaatgtaatCTTTAAACAAACTATTAGATGCTTTTGTGTGATCTTTTATGAATTTTAACCATGATTGGAGCAAATCAATTGGGTTATCTCTTTTGTGTTTTCCCTATTGCATCATCTTTGTTGAGAAAGAATTGTTTATAATCTTTTTCATGGTGAgcaggagaggaaggaaagcGGGTGTGATTATTGGGTAAAGCCATCACGGCGGGAGAGGAGTGTTTTAGCATTTTACGGATGTTTTGGACTTTTAGCCAGCTCTGTTTGACCAAATTAACGGATGTTACTGTCAGGGGTTCTTTGTTATTTTGTCAAACTACAAGGTTTCTTTAGTAATATATCTAAACCTCAAGGGagataaatgtaattaaccctattTTTAATAATATGTTATGACTATTTTACCCTTGTTAGTTAGGGTAcaatagaaaatatataaggTAGCCCGCCCCCTGAATAAAGAAGCCAAGACGTGCCTCCCAAAAATACCCCGTCTAGTTCTCTTCTGCTGTTCCATGTGGGTCCTGCGTGAATTGTCTGGGTGGAAAGCTGGAGAATACTTATTAGATGGTGTTGAGAGGGTCTAATTCAATAAATTCTCTAGAGTAATGATTGTGACATTCTATTCTGTGTTTTTATACTTTACTCCTTGAACCTATCTTGCAGTTGCACTTTAGCCCATGGAACCAATTTAATTTAGTAATTGCTGTACCCCATTGAATAATTGTGCAAGTATAAAGAACTACAAAAGGatgattttaactttttttgggtgggttgggggggggggggagagggGCAAAAATGCCTCCTTCAAGATGTTCCTggcaatattttttttaaaaaaatttgtgacTGTAAAAGTACTTCTTAAATATCACATTTTTAAAGGTTTAATTACAGTTTGCTCCTCTAAACTTGATCTTGTAAAACTTTGCCCCTTTAACTTCAAACATATACACTTTACCTACTACATTAACTAGTCAAACATTGGTGATGGACTTTTCATCCgatattttgataaaatgacaTTAACACCCATAAATAGTagttgtttggatagtgtattatttgaaatattatttggaataattactgtagcactttttatgatgtgatgtatgtgagataaaaaaatgattggaaatataaaaagatgggtTGGGAAAtttgtttatgatgcaagcgaaatattatttgggataaaagcactatccaaacaaacccgcgCGCTATATTTTAAATATGGAGTGTCTTATTGGAAAAAGACTAAATCacataatataaaaaaaataaaaataaaagactgcAAAATATCAAAGagttgaaaatttttgttttagaagttcaaaatttttaaaagaatcACTGAAACTTCTATACTAGTTTTTCATCGcctctctttcttcctttaGATTGTAAATGAATTGGTTTTGATAATTTTTCCTTACTTTGTCGTCTCACAAGATTCTTATGAGTCAATAAAATGCAAGTTGGTATTTTTATGCCACATTCACATCTCACGAGTTGatgaatttctttttattttttacctctCATCCTCTCTACACCCTTCTATCCAATTGCCTAGACCAAGATTTAAAACTTGAACCTAACAGCAAGAAGGACAATAAATGCTCTCCCTtggaataatttaaaaaaaaaaatactgtaacactttttttgtTGTGATCTATGTGACATAAAAAGTTGGATAgaaaatgtgttgatgatgcaagtaaataaatttttacTAATAATCCACTaaccaaacaaaccaaattaaTTCATTTGTATCTTACCAGCTCCGTTTCCTTGTTGTTACTAAATTATTCCacgttttagaaaattaagaccTGAAGTTATTTTTATCTTGTTATGTGATCCTTAAATAACTACTATTGTTTGCTTACTTGCTTATTTAATTTGTTTAGATATTGAAacttcaaaataaacaaaaaagagCCTATATTCTTACTTTTTTGTGtaattatataataaataaattgttTAAAAATGTGATGATTCCAAAAATATTCACATACTCACGAATTagaaaaaactttaaaaaaatatgtgacgtgattagaaaaaataaatgactGATTAACTGTGCTGCAAATTTCTGTGAATGGCAAATGTGTCATATTCTATATTTGCAAAATATGGCAAAATAGATGCCATATTCTATATTTGCAAGTATTGTTGTAATGGGTAAAAGTGTCTTTCAATTTGATTGAAGGGGTAAAGTATAAGtatcccttctctctctctctctctcttttttcataGACGCTTAATTTTCTGTATCTTCTTAAGCAAAATGTACAAAAGAAAATGGAGCGAGCACAACAATAATTACAATGCCAAATATAAAAGTAACCTcttttggattgcaattctttaaagaaaatttttaagttttcataaatatatttttgcaATCATTTTTTTACTTCATATGCATTAAATTATTATagcacattttttttaataaaaatttcaaaaactagtaATCCAAACgaagaaaaaaatttccaaagaatagcaatccaaacaggtTCATTTTACTAGGCCTAGACCTGTCTCGAAAGAAAGCTAGCTGGAGAGGTCTAAAATTCTCCAACAACCATGTTCATCATCATATGAGGTGTCAATGGACAAAAATCCGACATTTCACACGGAAGAGAAATCTGAGATTCTCCAACCTTTTACATATCTGCAAATGGATCCTATGCAAAAGATTGTAGCATTGATGTTCTATGTTATGTTTTAAGGTGGTCGCACACTAAATATAGATTGAAGTTCCGCAGTCAATACTCATATCATATACCTAGTCCAAAAACATATCTCAAATACCCTAGTACTTTCTTGTTGATTGAAACTTTGGATtaaaaatttgcatttttttctaaaaaattgtatatttttcatgaacactttttcaattatctttctATCTTACATATAacaaatcgttacagtataattttaaacaaaaactcCAAGAATAGCAATTTAAATGAGCTGGTACATGGATGTGTATTTTGCATGATCCACAAGAGCAATCCCACCCTTGaacaaaggggaaaaaaaagagctatttatcccattttttgaaaaaaaaaaagaagaaagaagataacAAGTACCAGTGTAAAGAAGCAAGAAAATACACAAAAGTTCTGAAatcaattttgagaaattaaattcaGTTTTTGGTTTGCACACTAATTTTCTACATGCGTCAGAGATCAAAGAATCTATGCTCAGCCAACAAACAAATGGAAAAGGTCCAAAATGATAAAGTCAAGTTATTCggattctttttgtttttgaatcaAGTTCACCCCTCAAATAAGCCACCTTATTAGTTATTGCACTGTTGTAGTCCAAGACAAGTTTTTGCAAAGGTACCAAATTCAAAAAGGTTGTAGACCgttcaaagtttttttttttttttttttcatcttccaGGCTTTCTGACCTGAAATCCAATATTTACAATGGTAAAATAATTGGATGGCCCAAATTAATaacaaaatacaagaaaaaaaaaaggaatgccAAATAAGCTGTCAATATAATCACCCCTTATGTTATGCGTGAAGATGGGTTTATCATgctagttttcttgaaaaagtgtAATTAAATTTAGTAATTATCAAGTGCAAGCAGGTAATAAAATGTAAGAGAGTGTattaaaatgataaataaaGTCTATATCATGTAGCTTAATGGGCACCATTTCGGAAATATAATAATAACGACgagttaattttatataaactgacagtgtatacactgtcacaattaaatacatgacacataagtaaaactTAAATTCTTAATTCAACCTTTGCACATGTATCATGTATTTAAcgataataatatatatacatatacttacaatgtatataaaattaatccatacatatacaaaaaaaaatgtaactaTCAAGTCCAATATTATCCGGTTGTTTTGGCCTTTAAACAATGGGGGAAACGAAAAGAATGGATGGcccaaaataataaatacaaaaaaaatgcaTGGTCCAAATTAATCTATCAACATCATAATTCATTAGTTACACCCAAGTCCCAAGCATGCAGCTTTTAAATCCCACTCACAATAAAGGGCAAAAAAATAATATCACTGGAAATGTAACTGTCACTGCAGCAATTTAGTActaatcaacatttacaaataCATCAATTAAAAGTGCCATTTTCATATCcactaattattattattagttctTAAGTGCCAAAGGCAATTGTGACGCGGACGCTGACGTAGACACAGACCTGTCCTTTGACTCTTTTGACCTTTGCACCTCCAGCTGTGGCCGCTGCTTTCTGTACCGCAGAATAAACAGGAAAGCCGAAACCACCAGCAAAACGACGCCGCCCAGCCCGCAGACCAGGCTGCTTATGAGTAATATTTCCCtcacgtgatttttgtgaatgTCACGTGACCTCTTCTTTTCTCTGTTTCTCCACCACGCCGCCGCCGCCGGATCGGAACCAGGAGAAAAGCCTCCAGCGGAGCCGGCGCCGGTGGTTAAGTTCTTGGCCTCGGGTAACGACACCCTTTTTCCGTTGTTAAAGAAGGAGAGCATTTCCGGGTCGGTTTCTTTGGTCGGCTCTGCCGTGTCTTGGTATGATAAGCCGTGGTCTGATGGCCGGAGATATCTGCCGTCCGATTGCATGACGAGAAGAGAGAGTGTTAAGTTGAGTGCTAGGAAGCAAATGACTGGGTAGACGACGTAGTTTTGGCAGCCACGATCCATTTCTGTGTGTTGTGATTTGAGAGAGGGAGGTGTGAGAGTTTATGAAGATGATGAAGTGTTTTTCACTCATTCTCACTTTGTACTTCCACTTATATATATGTGTTGTAAAAAGATTAGAATAGGGAAagtaaaataagcaaataaattgaTGTTTTATATAAATAGCTTTTTTGCCATAAAGGGTAGTCTACGTGGGCTCCATTTgatttgcattttcttgaagacattttggattgaaaattatgtagaaatattttttgtgatataagatggaaaaagaactaaaaatttacaaaaatgGCCTAAAATCGTGTTTAAGAAATAATATATAGTAAATTCTTAATGTGCAAATAAAAATAGGTAGTGTGTGTGGATAGgaaattatttgggataattttttgaaaaaaaaaaatttgtaacacttttttgatgtaatgtatataagatgaaaatttgattgaaaaatgtgttaatGACACAAACAAATTAATGTGTGTAAATAatatgcaatccaaacaatttttcaagaaatcatttcaaGCAATCCAAGGTTTTTCGGGTGACATTTGTGAGTGATGATTATTTGGTCTTTTAcgaaataaaatttaatttgttttgttCTTATAGCATCTTTGTACATTTTTCAAGTTTGTGtcaaattttgagaagtttCAAAGTGTGTTATTTCCTTTTTGACAGAATATTTCTTTTATGGTCATTtatgtcccaaaaaaaaaaaaaagagaaagaggtgGTTGGTagtctttatttttctttttgaccaaaaatttatATGTATGCAGCAAAAGATAAGGAACTACATGCTCTTTTCAAGATTTACGTTAGACAAAAATCTTTTATGGATAAAGGTTTGTCTAATGGAGGTTGACCGGCAATTGCTAGCATGAGTTTCAATTTaattaccaaaaaagaaaatacaTATTTACACTTTTTACATTCAttacatttaaattttcttgatttgatttttacttTTCTAAAATATTAATACTTAGACACCCCCTTGATCTATACTTAAGGGACACTCTCTCAACAAACCTCATAAACAAAGTATTAATGCTTATTAATCATATTTTcagtttttaatctttttttttttgtaatttttataatgcattttaAAGATGGATTATACACTGCCGAGCTTAACACATCGCTAGAGGAGGAAGCTGGCTGACTACGTTGGTTCCTTATGTTgataagaaattgaatttgctaaattctttctttgttaattctaaaaatattgtctactttttttttttaatatatactTATTGTTTTCAAACTTTCTTTGAATCAATACATAAACTTCCTAGCTTTTGTATTCACTTCCTCGCTTAAAGAATTACTATCAATTTCCAagttttctacccttttttatAGGACAAGCCCATCATCATTCAACATAGCAATATCACTAAACCGACAAGTGTTACTTTCTGGTTAACCCATCTAATCACTGCAATTATATCgaactttttctgttttttgtgTGTACTTTGTCTTCAACATATTTGCAAACTATAAATGATTGAGACCCACCATGGACACAaccaatttccattttttttttgtttttggtaaaaaaatttGGATGGTCCAGTTCCAATCATCTCGTGAATCATATATGTTCTCGAGACCATTGATTATTTATCAAAACTCGTACAAATCGTTCGCTTACACAATTTTCATATCAACAACGACAGTCAAATGCACGGTCTTTTTATATGAAGAAGTGATCGATTCTTATACTCTCTCCGTCCCATATATTTAGTCATGTTTGGACATATATGTTTTTTATGCATAATACACtccactaaaatttttttccttttatttcacTTTTACCCATAATCATGTGTTGATAAaagtaaaaagtagaaaataatcACATCATATTTGTTTTTATGCATCATTAATGAAGGTTATAagagaaattttaaaatataaagtaattaaaaatattaaatataataaatattttcgaacaatcaaaaaagaaaaatatgacaCCTTCAACGGGGCGGGAGAATAACAACTAAGACTTGTGTTGGCATCTATCGGTTTCCATGATTGcgaataaataatcaaaccatGATAGATAACGCGTGAAATCTTGTCGGGGACAATAAAGGGCCTTATAGGACGGGAATTACATTAGTTGGTCGTTGGTCAGATCCACCGCGCCATTTATTTGTCCTTTTAACACTTGACGAAGGTAGAAGACAGCGATTTGGCAGAGTTAGCACATTAGGTTGTTATGAGTCATGACTTGCCaatccaaaaataaaataattctcaAATTTAACCCTTTTTTTCTAAGCAATAGAGAAATCGTCAGAAGCAATTTAAGATAAATTGAACTTCAACAGGGAGGACAAAGGGTCATATCTCCTTGTCTTTGAAATTGGGGTATAGTTCCAAGTtgacgaat contains:
- the LOC113707834 gene encoding uncharacterized protein → MDRGCQNYVVYPVICFLALNLTLSLLVMQSDGRYLRPSDHGLSYQDTAEPTKETDPEMLSFFNNGKRVSLPEAKNLTTGAGSAGGFSPGSDPAAAAWWRNREKKRSRDIHKNHVREILLISSLVCGLGGVVLLVVSAFLFILRYRKQRPQLEVQRSKESKDRSVSTSASASQLPLALKN